The following DNA comes from Henckelia pumila isolate YLH828 unplaced genomic scaffold, ASM3356847v2 CTG_461:::fragment_3, whole genome shotgun sequence.
TGGAAAAAgtgttaaaattattttttaaaaatcaatattttttcttCTAAAAAAAAACGACAATATTTTGTCATGAAATAAAGGCAATGGGAAGAAGTTGAGAGGTCAGAGGAGTTGATGGGAGGTCGCCACTCTCCGATCACCACTTATTTGGGGTGATTCTATGCTATATCGGATGAAATACATTtcttttgtgttttttattcagatgttcgcgcgaacatcttgctgaaaaaaaatcatgtggACCCCGCCTGTACTTTTTTGTCATTTAGCATgatattttttgtcatttaggaagatgttcgcgcgaacatctcaAAAAAATTAGGAAGTGTTTCACCCGATGTAGCATAGAATCAACCACTTATTTGACACCCTCTTTGTTTATTGAGTTGGCTAGTCTTGTCCTGCCAAATAGTTGGGTTGAAAAATTCTCAATCTCCATTTCTTAATTTGTCTAAATGGCAAGTCGGCCCACCCCCAATAAATAGTGAGTTGTGGCAAGTTACGGGTTAACTCATTCCATTAATCAGTTTTGACCGTTTTACTCCCATCACGGCAAATTGTTCCAACTTTTAgtttagaaatttttttaaaagaattgaACTATGATCAATTTGTTAAAGACAATATAAGGTTAACTTCAATAATCTAaagtaaaataattttaattattaaacaaTAACCATATATAGAAAAACAATTAGCATTCTCGTTAAGCACGTATACATATGAGCATAAAAATCACCAAATTCATGTATGCATGGTTAATATCATTTTCCCCACAATTATATACTTGACTGTCTTTGCTTAAGTCAAATATTGAATTCTTGAACCCGCTAATCAAAACACTCAATAAAGTGCTAAAATTAGCATATAAACATAGAGTCCATTATCATGCAACATCTATGAAGTATGGGACCATATTCACAATTGGAGATAAAAAGGACTTGAGTCAAACCAAATTAATCAAATTTGTGCCAACAAGTGAAGTTCAATGTCACACAGTGTAAGTTAAGTTCCAAGTACTTGCGGGAAAAACAATCGACTATTTTTTCTTCTAACAAAAACTGATTAATAGTTAGGAAGTTCCAGTACTAAATTCTGAAGcaataaagacaaaaaaaatgtcTAAAAAATCTTTGCCAGTcacattccttcatttctactCCAATTCACAAAGATCACATTCTTTGCAAACTACAGCATGCCTTCTCAAGAAAAGAAGTACAACACTCAATCCAGTTTTCCTAACTgcctttttcaccaaatcttcCATTTCACCACCCTCTTTTTCCATGTCTTTAATGTGCACTTCCTATGCTATATTCATCTGACAGTTCGCGCAAAGTTAAATAATTTTCTTGAGAAAACTTTAAACGGGTATCGTGTAGTTTGGCACGAGTGAGCGTTGTCATAACGTCCCTGGAGAATTTTCTTCTGGAAAAACCTGGAATATCAGGTTGAAAACACATGAATTTTATGATTTGATGCTTGCTTTTTCAGTCGATCGACATGGGGTCGTTTTTGCAAGTTACTGACCTGTAACTGTCTGCCGTTTAAGCTCACGGACCGATGCTTCAGCTCACCTCTATGCGTCGTCATTTCATCCAATATctcagcagaggataaatcagGACAAACATCTGCTTCTTCGTCTGTATCGGGTGATTCTCTATCCTGTATTTATGTTaatcaagatttttttttaccatATTTTGAGTACTCACACTAGTCCCAACTCTGAAATGTTGGATAAACAGTCAACGAACTTCCCAAAGAAAAGAAAGACATACCCCGAGAGATAGACTTCTTGCTCTAAATGAATGACcaataatttcatcatattCTGCTGCATCTAGTTCTTGGAGATATCCAGGTGGAAACACCTTGGGGAGAACGTGTTCTCGTATACTTATCAGAAGGAAGAACGGAAGTGGAAACAAAATCCCAGCAATCGGGATCCATGTTATCCCAAAGCACGTCAAGAGATAAGCGAACTGAAAGAGCGTAAACATGAAGATGTACTTGAACGGTACCGActccacatatgaagcatggaACCCTTCAATGATTCTAGAAAAGAAAGAATCACAAATATGTCTGTCAAAACAATCAAGGGTAATCCACATTTTCAAGAAAATATGGGGACAGACACAAGAATTTTGATGAGGTGCCAACATAGTGAAGGTTTGTACTTGCTGCCATAAATGCCAACCCGCAATAAAGACTCAATGCTCATTGCCAAAAAAACTCTATAAATTAATATCTCTTGATTTCAAATACCATAATCACCACTACACAGATGTGAAAATATCTAGAGATAAATATGGAATGAAATTCTCACAAGAATCTGTTATAACTCTTACTTGAAACGTCGCCCTGGGGGAACAAAGAGAAGCTGGATTCTCTCCCAAAATTGATTTCCAGGAAGGCTATCAATAGCCATGTAGGCAAAATATCCCCATAGAACAGAGGTAGGTATCATCTTGATCACAGGCATAATACATACAGCAAATCCTACGAGCATTGACTGCAGCAAGTTGCTGACTCTTTGCTCGTTTACTCGAACAGGGAGATGAAGATCAATACACTTTCCCGGATCAAATTTACCGTTGTCATCTCCTTCATCATCATGTTGCATGACAGCATTCTTCAAGTTTGCCAATTCTTTATCTACAGTATTCTgctgcagcataatatcaaagTAACTGGATcatcatacaaatttttaataagGGTGCACGCTGATCAAAGTTTCAGGTGGTTAAATTTCGTAAATGTCTCGGTAGAGAGCACAGTGCAAACTTACACAAGGAGCACTATCCATTTCAATGAAAACAGTCTCCAGTCGACCGTAGATCTCTGACTGGGTTGCCTGCTGTTTCATGCACTCTTTTACACTCTTCACCATTTTCTTCCGAATCAACTGAAAATCAACGAATATCGTTTCTTAAAAATACAACCAAACAGTCTACTTAGACATGCTAACATCTGACAGTTCACTTTCTTAAAGATCACATCTCACACCTGTTTCTTGAGAACAGCAAGACTCCTGGTATGCATAGGCGATTGAGGGAGGACGCCATTTGAAGGAGGAAGTCCAAGCAAACCGCAAATCAATGTCTAGGATCACAAGAAACGCTCTGAGTCCTTAGCCCGGAGACCACGTAATTGATAGCATGGTTAACATTGTAAGAACATAATTTATTGATCAATGGCTTAAATTATATACCATGACTCCTAGTAAAAGGATATCATAATGGTAGGCAGACGGATTCTTGAGGTTGAATTCCTTCTGTTGAGCCATCTGTGAAGCTACACTGTGATCGAAAAAGTATAGACCAGCAATCATCACAGCTGGTATCAAGGCAGCTAAAATATATCCCACAGGAATCTTCCCCATGTCCTGATATGGTGCATATAAAGGATAAAAGATTCTTGAGGATTCTAGAATATTTTCTAGGCAAGATAGCAAATTTGAACCTCATTCTGGATGAATAATGGGATTTTGAACATATGGAGAATAGCGCGAAAAGATATCATTTTCATTAAATACCTTAGCGACTGTCCAGTGATACAGTGATTTGGATTCCCAGGGAAGAGGACAAAAGAGTCTCCTTGGAACTCCAGAGGGGACTTCCCGGGGTACGCTATAAGATAATAAAGTCCACGCCACTACCATCAATGGAACCCCATAATCTGCAATAAAACTCCGAAACCAGCCTGTGCATATCGAAACGTGAGACTTTGAGCAGGAAAATAAGCCATCACTCATTTCTCTTCACAATTCACATACCTGTACCGTAACGCCAGGACCGAGCTTTTCTACTCATCAGGGCAGTTATAAGTAGgccaaaagaaaaaataatcCCTAGCAAACCATTGGCGTAGAGCCATTGGAATTGGTAGTTTTCTTGAGAAGAATTTTCGCCTTTTGGGATGAAAAATTCACTCACGATACCCTGCAATTCAAATGTGATGAATTATATTCATAGTTATCCTATCATTGCCACACTTGCCAAGACTGCTAGTACCTTGATGGCCTCTTGGATGAATAAAACAGTGATCAACATGCCAAAAAGTTCACCAGCCACCCTCGTAAATCGCGTAATTATAGAGCAAGCATTGAATATAGCAAGGAGAAAGAGGAGCAAAGCTGTCCAGACACAGACCCTGTTTTGAAAAGCAAATCAAGTGAAAAAATTGCACACAATATCAATTTTCTTGATAAACTCTAGCAAAGCAGAGACGTAATCCCGCAAAAAGACTAGTTCATCTAGAATACCATGCGGCCCAGGCTAAGTACAGCTCCCTCCCAATGCTGTTCTTGGCAAAATTGTACAAATAAGTGTACATTATAATGGTTGGTTCTGCAACTCCTAAAATCAACAATGGTTGTCCACCAAAAATCGCGTGGATGACGCCGCAGATAGCAGTAGAAGCGAGAGTCTCATTAGGACTCAAGCTTCCATCTATTACACAGTCAAAAAAAGTTTGTCAAATCATATGAGTTTTCAATTCAATGAACTAGAAAAGATTAAGGCTGACCTGTTTCCCTACTCAACTGCTCCCCAAAGGCTATTACAGGTAGAGCGGAGGCAAAGAAAATATACGCCGTTGGAGCCAGAATCCTGAGTGATCGATGGACACGAATTAGACAACCATGTAACACTCACTTTCTACAAATCCAATACACTCATATCAAGATTTTCACCTCGCACCCGAACCACATGTATCAATCCAGTCCTTTTTGTAGCATGCCAACCTTCCTCTAATATCATTTGCGACTCCCTTGAATGGAGTCTTTAGATGATCCATTGTGTATATGCAGTCAGGAAACTGGACAAGTAAAAGATATCGCTTCAGTCTCTGTAATAAATAAAACCGGCTTTGGACATCCTGTAAACACTACAGCACAAAAGCCGTGACAATCTTTTAATTTggatgatgatattcttgtaAAAGAATCATGCAGTGCAAGAGCCCTTTTGATACTATATTAAAAGCTGGTGTAACAGAATGCGCAAACCGGATGGTACTAATTCGATGGCATGAATGGAGCATGGAGAAACATAAAATTTATGTGAATCATTCACCAACAGAAGTCCTGTGGATTCTAACCGATACATGATCATGTATTAATATCGAAGCAAGAGATTGAATCATGTGAACAAATTCCCTCGTCGCAACTAGAAAGAAGATTCGACTAAAGGGTGAATGAAATAGCCAACAATGCACATGAAACCCTGCTTAGCTCACACTTTTTAAGATGCCAACAAACTATTCCTACTCAAAACCAAGTTGGATTGAAGAATAATGACAGTCATGCATACAAATAACGTGGTAGAAAATATTAGTACAGAATTCTAAAAAGAAAATGAATAAATATGCGCATGGTTATTTGAATCAAAAACTGGAACGAACGACTtttcaagaaaataaataacatcACACACACATTTCATTGAGACACAACATCCCAAGATTATAGGTTCATCAAGAACATTTTTAACCATGTTCCATTGTTCCTAAACCCCATAGTTTCGATGAATATATAGTTTACATTTAATCTCTTTCATGCCAATGGCTGatgcaaaaaaataataaaaaatatatatatacacatggtTTTTACTAGATATACCAAACAAATGAAACTATTTTAACATTAAAGAGAAAATTCTATGAAAGGataatcaaatcttgatctAGGAGAAGCAAAACAAAAGTCACAAAATCCAAAAACATAATCTAGAGTAACTCCCATGGCCATGAATTATCTTTCCATTGCTGCATTGTCTCcacacaaaaaaaaacacacaagaTTCAGTCAATGCAACACGTACGACGCACATTAACGCAAAATGTCCGACAAAGACAACAACCCTCTAAAACATATATAAGATTCACAACTTGGTCACACGaggcaaaacaaaacaaaaacaaaacaaagacgttaaaaaaaaaaaaagattgaacCTTGCATCAATGAAGAAAAAACCGCGACGGGCCAATAAAAAAACGGAGCGAATTCGGGTGGTTGAACCTTTACACAAAAGATTGAGCAAAGCTCAAGAAAAATGGGATGATTGTGTTGAGTTTCCCGGCAGGCAAAATGCCGCCGGAGAAAGGGTGGGTAAAGAAATATGTAAATGGAAAAGATGAAAACTCTCCACCTTTGTCTTTTTGTTGTGTTTGCTTTGTTTTCTTTCGATCTAATTTATTCTCCTATTTTCTCTCTTTGCCAATATATTTATGACAATGGAGAATTTCTTGGTTTAGGGAGAGAGGAAGAGGAAGAGAAAGAGGAGAGTGCATGAAGCTTTGTAATAGGAGGAGGTTGTTTCATAAATAGAAATCCGGAGATCACGTATCCCATGGATTTCCTGTCATAAACCATAATATCCATCTTGCCAAATATATACTTGCAAGCTTGCACGCCATAATTCATGTGCACGGATTCTTTagcataattaattattttaaaattagagTTATTTATACCAAATATTTCcgtcaaatatttaaaatatacattTCATCTCTGTGGAATTTTATAAGGGTGTATTCAATCCAGAGTTTTAATGACTTTCATTGACTTTTTAAAATGATAGACTTTTGTGGAGTTGATAGATTTTTATTAACTTTTATAGAATTTCACGGATTTACAAACAGATTTGCATGGATTCTTTGTAGACTTTTGAAGGACTTTTATAgagatttgtaaatttttcatACAATTACATGAATTTGTATCTTTAATATatcttattatttttctttttttttcctttgaaataataattatttgacataaataataaatttatttgaaatatttttttaatttattgatgaaaatgaatttcatttattttaaatatatatatatatataaacgtaacaaaattataaactaaaaaaattacgATTgtgtaaagttttttttttaaaaaaaaacatatgataaactataaattattttataaattatatcataaaaaattatttgtcaatttttattttttatcgtGTATGTTATCAActaatcaaatatttaaattaaatcatattataattttttgaataatatattattatcattaaatattataattattggtataaatcataatttaaaaagcacaaaatattttgaaaatttcaaatatttaaataatattttttatttttattttagaaaaaagaacaaatatataattcattTTGAATATGGGAGATAGTGAGATAGAGAGGAGATTCATTTTGAATATGAGAGAGAGTGAGATAGAGAGGAGTGAGATAGTGAGTGAAGAAATGTGAGAAAGAAAAGGAAATTATgagttttattattttagaaatCCATCCAAATCCTTGGGTTATACCAAAgacttttttttataaaatatagttGTACCTTAAGCATTAATGTTTGTATGTCCATGATTTTCATGGAGTATTTAAAAGTTAATTGACATTTTGAATAACACTAGACTTTTATAGAATTTTTAAAAGTTCAGGTTGAATAACACTTGACTTTTAAAACTCTATAAAAGTTTATTTTGAATACCACTAGACTTCTATAGAGTATATAAAAGTCATGATTGAATACCTCTAAACTTCTAAAATCCATAAAAGTCAATAATTCTCCGGATTGAATACACCCCCCTTAATAAGCATCTCAAATTTTGACTTTTAAAAAGTTAGCACACGTACCCCATCATATGAGTGATTGGTTGAGCACTCGTCACTCATGCGTTCGGGCAACATTTTGacgtttttttttcttcatcaaatacccctttgaaatattaaaaacacATATTTGATCTCTTtagagtataatttttaaatttattcaactcataatacacaatttttattaagatccaattataaaatatttataaaatatttttcattttattaatttttttttattttaaatttagtattcttaattaatttgtttctacAAAAGATATCATTACTTTATCTTGCTATAATTGTTTTATTGAATTTACTTCGTGTTTCtaacttctccattaaacatgcattcaacaagtatttaaatacctaaaagtaccaaaatattgaaccaaaatgaTAAATTTATGCATATTACTTTTTCGATTTATGACTACAtagtattgaaccaaaatctaattTTTTCGGGGAGATGCTTTGCACAATTTACAGTAAATAGTAAAACAATAAAATGAAAatgtttaataaatattttataattagatcttaaaaaattatatatcatgGGCTGAAGAGATATAAAATATAGAAAATTAcctcatttaaataaataattaaattatttttgtttataattctatatttaattgaataaattaatataattttaattaaatagctATGAAAAGTATTAGTTATTTTATCTTAATATTAGTTAtacgaaaaatatattttaatagtaaattttatcattatattaaattaagtgATGGGttcaattatttttgaaataaaatttaatacttaaattaattaaaataattgtataaataaacttaattagaaatattatttaatgtattaaattaattttgtttataATATCTAAATAATTTcggaaaaattaataatataaaaaattaataattaataaaatgaaaaaatatttaataaatattttataattgaattttaagaaaaattgtgtattatgtgttgaatagataaaaaaaaatattttcaagggATCAAATGTCGCATAAGTGACGTCTGCTCAACCAATCACTCATATGAAGAGGCACgtgtgctaattttataaaaggtcGGAGTTagagatgcctattaaaatttcacatggTGAAgtgtgtgtattttcaatattttacaggggtatttggtgcaaatacccctttaaaaatatttaagttattgAGTATTTTTACGAGTGAAATataattaagttattaattatgattAACAAATTGTTTTGTAAAACACAAAAActtttttgagatttttttacGGGTTAATTTTATAGATGGATCTCCGAAAATATTCAAtccatgaaattttttttttttttaagtcaaaatgaTTATTTTTCATGGTAAATATGATCAAATCAACCTATATCATAGATATAGATATGTGAGATCTTCTCATAAAAGACTTATTCTTGATAAAATAGGTTCattcttaaaataatttatatttgtgttaaattaaaaagaagggTATTTTTTCCATCCAATAAAATAactaaagtaatatttttttgcgGTGAAACTTTTGTAATTTTACTGAGTAATAGCGaaatcttttattacaagatcagtcaatcataaaataaaatttcccgGCTCCTAAACAAATTTGGACGAGAAAGAAATAACAAAAACAGCTATCGAGTGAGCGACAACATTGGCCGACCTTCAAATATGCATAATAGTGATGTGGCTCTGTGACTCGGCCAATAAGTGCCGAATGTCTGTTGCAATAGAGCCTACATAGCTGAGATCCTCTTCCAGACGAGTGACTACTTACACTGCTAAAAGAGAATCAGAAGTAAATTAATGCACCTGAATACCAGGTTCTTGAGCAATCCTTAACCCACATTCAATAACACGAAGTTCCGCAGCCAAAACGGAGTGAGACTTCTCCAGTTTTCGGCCAAATGCCAATATGGGATGGTCTTCATGGTCCCTAATCACACCTCCGATGACATAGCTATTAGTTGCGTCGTTATAAGTTTACGTCCAATCTTAGACAATTCACCGAGTGCCCCTTTGTTTTACTCTAATCAGCACTCAAACCAACCGAGTGCCCCTTTGTTTTATGCACCAAGCTAAGCCTCTCGCTCCAAGTTGCCCAATACCGCATCGAAACACTTCAAAATCATGTCTGTTTAGATTTTCCTTCGTCCAtacaaataaatcaattaatgaCCGCCATATGCCGAATCTGGAGAGTCTAGAACCTTGTCCCTTTTTAGCATGTCTTCgatatttacactccattttaatattaatttacaCTTCATTTTGTGTTAAATGCACTCAATTTTTAAGTTTTATAGCATAAATTGACAATGTTATCCTTTTCTTCATTATTCTATTtcaagtatatatattaatgatgAAATCGATTAATTTCTAAAAGTTAAAGTAGTGTTTGCAATctctaaaaataaatgattattgttttttttgttaagtttatttttagaggttgcaaacactacttaAATGTAATATATGTTCCATGCACGTTTATGaattaacaattttaaattatttacgaTAATTTTCTGTCATGTATACATAAAAACATGAAgagaaaaaaaactaatttaatattacataatatttttcatgttttatctCAAATTTTTATCTAGGGTTGCAAAAATTCTCGAAATCCCGACTCTTCCCGAATCACATCTCATTCTCATCCCGAAAAAATCTCAATCCGACATTTTTTTGACCCGAATTTTGGAGATTTTTTCCGTCCCGACTAATATCGGGAGAGGGATCGGGAATAAAACCTTATTCCAACGGGATTCCCGATCCGTCCCGataatatcataatatattttattaataatttttttaatagattgaactaaatattattgtgttttcacccattaacaattaattgtggacttaattcacataattttttattgttgaAACTATCGAATAGTAGATCACGaaataacattttatttttgtatattttttttaaaaataaattaataatttaatcaattcatatttataactatctaattagaacaaatatgtagaaTAAGATATGCAATTTGACaatatatttaacaaaatttatctagaatttgtgtttgaatattttattaataattatccgatGCACATGTTCTTCTCTTGAAAAAACCTTGAATCATTATCCGAAATATGTTAATATTATATGctttaagttgaatatttattttttaattagaaatataaatttctaaataatatttttataaaataataacatttttttttgttttttgtacgaaatcttgaaaataaaaaaaagtttcGGGATTTTCTCTCCCTACCCGATGGGATCCCGAAATGTGTCGAGTACGGTATcgggataaaaaaaaatttgattcttTTTGGGACGGAAATTGGGTTGGAGGGTCATGGGACGGTcccgaccctattccacccATTTCTTTAACAGGTTttacaaattattaataattattttcagAAATACTTTAAACTACTATTGgggtattaaaaaaatttggaatAAATTACgactttaaataaatttaaaattatttttttattttattttatattattttaatttgtttttacaAAATGTCTAATATTTTTTCTATTGTGAAAAATATATGCAAAcaaatatattaactattttttaaaaaatttatttttgttttaaaatataaatgtttttacttgtaaatttaaattttttaaatttataataaaaatatcatcatGGAATAAGATATTAAAAAATGAGAATGAAATATTACTTGGTtggaaaaaatttaaataagaaatacattaaaattaaaaaagtaaCAATCGGTAAAAAGAAACCGAAAATTGAAAAACAAAAGTAGCGATAACTtcctttataaaaaataaaaaataaaaaataacgaTAGCTtatgaattatatttttaatattgttTTCTAAATTTTTACGTATTTTTATATACACTAGTAAAAGTCACGTGCGTTGTACGTGGAAACACTTTTTATTATCGATAAACGTTGTTAAATAAAGAGTTGAGATGAGAAGAGATAAACATGcagttagttaataatttttatgatattttattaaatattaaattcaatgtaatatGATATTTACAACATGTATTACAAATGAGTGCGAAGAATCTTtgtttaaagattttatttgttACAAATCTAATTGAATTTATAGACGTTGTTGCAAATAATAGTTCTaacaaatactataattttgtataaattagacGTTgaggaaaatatataatttgatgtcatgacatatttaataaataaaatttaagaaaaaaatataataaataatacatagtgttgaaaaattattttaccactactgattttgagaaaataataataatgcatataatgcattctaaactttaaattaaattacaatattttttctttctttacaTAACCATTTTCCTAttctttcacgattttttcATTTGtcattcattatttattttttaaaaataataattctctCATAATCTTCGTTAATAATTCTTGTGATTTTtctctatcaattatttttattttcatatatttattctttgattcttttgttgGATTATGCTGAAATAATTCTTTGCAATggtataaataattttattgtctCCAACCTCCATTCTTGTGTTATTATCTTCTAttacttgtaagtcaatatcgttaataatcaatgtgttattggacgttttttatatttttaatttcatgctAAGTTGTTCGAAATCTACTATTGCAATAATTTTTGTTGCTAAATTTTTGCTCGAATTTTGAATGTTTTTGATTTAAAATGTTAACATTTCGTCTTGTATTTCAATCATTTTATCCATTTTGAGAATAAATGTACATTCTTTTTTATTTAGTGTCTCTAAAATCTTGTAGTATATTGTAGTGATGTTGTCCTATAAATAAAGAAGATGTTATTAATAATTTGTAATAATATATAGGACCGAGCGCTTGCTgttttaccaaaagctataacTGACGGTAatagtgcaactcaaatcttttaaacagtAAGCAGCCAAGCGTCATGGTTCGATTGTTTTACCCAGCAAGGAAAATTATTGTACTCAACAATCTTCATTGAATTCTTTGTAATCAATGAAAATCGAACTCATGACCCTAGCTCCGATACCAATTGTATGACCGATCGCTTGTCACTTTACAAAAAGCTTACAGTTTTAATGTTCATCACTTACAGTCATCGTTATTCTATAGCTATATATATTAAcagtttaaaataatacattatcaataactcatgttaGTCTATGGATATAATGTttaatatagttttattttagcacaatattgatattaattcttatgcaattattaactcgagttttcatcatttggttgattaatattgagcaagtatgacATGTTTGgtatcatgcatttgttttattttatttcttatgtATGCATGCTCCgaatcgatatgatttattatgtattttctaataagtgagatatgttaatcaaattaaataaaatatttattttgtaatgttctaatttatgtgttaattacttgttttacgattattgatttatgtaataataataataataataataataataataataataacaacaacaacaacaacaacatatataatgcattctaaaccttaatttaaattattaataaata
Coding sequences within:
- the LOC140871533 gene encoding boron transporter 4-like, translated to MDHLKTPFKGVANDIRGRLACYKKDWIDTCGSGARILAPTAYIFFASALPVIAFGEQLSRETDGSLSPNETLASTAICGVIHAIFGGQPLLILGVAEPTIIMYTYLYNFAKNSIGRELYLAWAAWVCVWTALLLFLLAIFNACSIITRFTRVAGELFGMLITVLFIQEAIKGIVSEFFIPKGENSSQENYQFQWLYANGLLGIIFSFGLLITALMSRKARSWRYGTGWFRSFIADYGVPLMVVAWTLLSYSVPREVPSGVPRRLFCPLPWESKSLYHWTVAKDMGKIPVGYILAALIPAVMIAGLYFFDHSVASQMAQQKEFNLKNPSAYHYDILLLGVMTLICGLLGLPPSNGVLPQSPMHTRSLAVLKKQLIRKKMVKSVKECMKQQATQSEIYGRLETVFIEMDSAPCQNTVDKELANLKNAVMQHDDEGDDNGKFDPGKCIDLHLPVRVNEQRVSNLLQSMLVGFAVCIMPVIKMIPTSVLWGYFAYMAIDSLPGNQFWERIQLLFVPPGRRFKIIEGFHASYVESVPFKYIFMFTLFQFAYLLTCFGITWIPIAGILFPLPFFLLISIREHVLPKVFPPGYLQELDAAEYDEIIGHSFRARSLSLGDRESPDTDEEADVCPDLSSAEILDEMTTHRGELKHRSVSLNGRQLQVFPEENSPGTL